The genomic stretch AGACAGATGTAGAAAACTGCTTTTCAAATCTTCCACCTTTATCACAGTTATTTTAAGATGTTGACATCCAAACGTGAGTAGCATTGTGTGAGTGAGCAATATTAAATAAGTAAATCTTGCActgcatattttatatatatatatatatatatatatatatatatagttgtCTCTGTGACAGATTGAATGTTATGTTTGTAGATTTGTCCATGCTAATGGCCGAGCAGTAGGGTTGGAACATATGGCGTAATATTTGTGCCTCATTCCTGAGCGAGCAATTGTAAGTTTTGAGCAGAGAGAACTATATTTTGCAAgcacattatattatattttgaacAGAAATTAACaatcgcaaaaaaaaaatagtttgagCAAATAAAAAACGATTCCGTGCTcaataaatgtatttgcttgttTGCTATTATCCATATATTTACGTGCAGTAATAACCCGTCTCACGCGCTTCACTCAGGTGCTCTCTCACAAACTTATTCTCTGCGCTCCTGTCAagttcctctctctctctcccaacCTCTTTCTGTGCGCGCTCAACTCGATGCACACGCTCGCTCAACTTACAACAGCGTAACAAGTGTGCCAcaaaatcaaccaatcagaaaattaaaggtcatttttgattggctgttggTCTCCAACCACGACGCAGCACAAAGACGACGAAAACTTGATTTTATGGATGGATGTCTACTCTAGAGACCATCAAACATGACAGAATCAAATGGTGAAAACGGCAACAATATGCCACAACGTCAGGTGAGTTAGTAATTTATAGTTTTATGATGTTCCGATTTTCAATGCATGTTTTGTAAAAAGTGAAGTTTGCTAGCTAGCTGAATATATAGTTATAACTTAAGGTAATAACCTACCGGCTAGCGTTAATGATAGCAAACATTGCTAACTCTTGTAGAATATTACTTGTAACttatttattgtaattttaatgATTTAGGGTCAAGGTGCAGTTGAGTCAGCAGCCAGAAATTTGGTGTCCGTGCTGCTTAACAGTATGGCCACAAACTCAAACAGTATGGCCACAAACTCAAACTGTCCAACACGGCCGTCAGAGACAGAGCTCCCTGTCCCTAGAAATGTGCCTGTAACAGTGCAGCAAGAAATGACAAGGTTTGTTATTCACCTACAGTACTGTAGATATGCTTATATTCAATTTTCAAATCATGAGGAATTCCCACGTGTTAAATGCAATTTGGTAACGTCCAGTTGATTTAAATACTTGGATGTCTACTGTAGGCTACATATAAAAATAGGACATGACCTTGATTTCTAGGCCAATTGCTTTGTAAAAATAAGCTATTTAGAATATTAGCTTGATtgttatatttactgtatatataatatactaatataaaGATATAATGTAATCCACAGATCTTTTCCAGGATATTTCAAATCAAACTTCAGTCGTGGTAAAAAGAGGTGTTTGACTGCCACCAAGCAACTtgtaaaaacaagcaaaacaactGCTCTCAATTTTTATCTTCTTCCCAAAAATACATCCCACACACCGTTGCCAACTGAGGAGCTTGAACTCATCCAGGCGGGTATGGGAAGACAAACAGTGTCTCTTCCAGAAGATGGTGACCACACAGAGGTACATATCCCAGTCCAGCTTTTTGGCTTGAATGAAATATAGTTATTGTAAGTTTTGTCACTGTCTAAGATTTGTCTGTGGGtatctttattttaattttactttcTCGTTAACCAAGATTTCAAAGCAGCTGACTAAAACATTTGCAAAAATGGAGGGTCTTTGTGGGGGATGGCTCTTGTATAAGGCAACAGGTTTGTTTTGTTGAATTGTCatatttaatgttaatcaaatgtcaatttttgatttatttttggtGTATGTAAACCCTTATGGTGTATTAAATTATTGCTGCAAGCATTAGAGATGTTCTCAGacaaaatgtgattttttttgtcttcaacaaagcaaataattttaagacatttctctctctctctctctctctctctaaataAAGGTGGCAGTGGTCGACGAAAGCTGACTGTCATTCCACCAGAAGCAGAGGGGTATTCTGTCAAAGCTCTGCGAACTGCATCAGCAGGGGGCAAAGCAACTTTTTACATCGTACCACTCCAGGAGACATTAGACACCTCTCCTTTGCCTCCTGACTCagagcatttttcaaaaatgccaAAGAAGACATGCTACCAGTGTAATGAGGCGATGCCTTTGCATATGCTTGCAGTACACATTAAGACATGCAAGGGAAAACTCACCTCCGATGACACTGATGAAGAGGTGAAAGCAAGTTTGTTTGTCTGatgtaaatgaaaataaaaatattatgaaTACTTTAATTCAAATACTGTTTTATAAATCTGCAGTCCTCTGATGAGGTATGGGTTGTGGAGAACAAGTGCAAGGTAAGGCCATAACTAAAATCTCTTTAATTGCACCAGTAATCTTTGTTTCAGTTGCTTGTAACATGGAGCGACTTTCTTTCAAATTCCAGGTGGTTTGTCCAATTTGCACCAAAGAATTCCCAGACGATGAGATCACATTCCATGCTAGCCTTTGTGGAGAGAGGTAATCTGCTTTGTTCATCTCTGTATaatactaaatttttttttttaaggttaaaGTCTATGTATACATATGCAGGTGTTTGAAACTGCGTTTGTTTTCATGTGCAGCTTTGAATCTGTAGTGACTTCTGAAGCATGTAGCAGTGGCCCAAGTACCCATGCTCAAACTCCAGTATGTAAATCAAAAAGGTATGTTTTATTTACATGCCTTTCGTGTGAGTTTATATCAAATAcagaaatatttatttacacattccatgttttcatgttttttaaCCATCTTATCTAGACATCACATACTATCAAATTATTTAACACAGCACATGGTGCAGTAATTGATAATCACACATAATTTAATTCTTTTCCAAACACTGTTCTGCACACTGCTGGATGGAACTATGAAATGGCAATAATGTATACACGTTGTTTTTGATAATTTGCGACTATTTTATATGTTCTCTGTCCTCTTTAAGCACGGAAGATATATTGGACTTCCTTGAACATCAAGTTGACACCACAACAGAATTTAAGTTGTGTGTGGACAGAGAAGACCTTCCAGACAGGGGCATTCTGCAGTGGAAAAGAAAGAAAGCTGCATCTCCTGCCAGTACTCTGAAGGTGGTGTTTATAGGAGAGGCAGGTATTGATACAGGAGCCCTTAGGAAAGAGTTTTTATCTGGTAAGTTGGTCATTTAATTGTTGTTTTAATATGAAACAAAACCAATCAGTCAGCTAAAACTGGGTATTGCTGTTTTGTCTAAGATATGGTTTCAGGTATTGAAAACAGATTCTTTGAAGGAGCTGGAAACCAGGGTAAAAATCCCAAGTACTCATTGACAGTTTGTACATACTTTTTATCACATTACTGCATGTACTGGATGTAAGGATTTTATAACTGAGATGTTTTCTACCTTGCACACAGAACTATTGGTGAAATAATGGCAGTCAGCCTGGCACAAGGTGGCCCACCTCCTGCTTTTTTGAGAGGGTGGTGCTACAGCTTCCTCTGCACAGGAGAAGTGGACTTAAATTCTCTGTCTAAGGAAGATGTGGCCGATCTAGAATCCTGTCAACTCATCAGCAGGGTGAGCACTCTGTTGAAGAGTTTTCTGATATAAATTAGATAAAGATTAggttttttgtcatttattttattcgctgctttttaaaaaaaaaaatacttattttcttttttctcagGTTGAAGATTCTGCAGATGCTCAATCTCTGATGTTGAACACTGATGAAATTATAAGCTGCGGATACACGAGCCAGATCAACCTGGACAGCAAAGAAAGTATCATTCGGTAAGagttttaaaagaatattacatttcaaaatatttttcatttaaattgtaaacatttcaaaccatttttttttctctaaaGAGCAATTGTCCTACATTCAACTACAAGACTGATTCCAATGCTGCAGCAAATTCGAAAGGGCTTGGAACTGTATGGCCTGGTGGACCAGATGGCTACAAACCCTGAAGCTTGCCGCTCCCTGTTTGTTCTTGGGAACATTATTAAGGTATCAATTTTAAATGCCACTTaattcttttttacatttgccCAGTAATTCATTTTGTATGACCTTTACACGACTATATTTCAACCAAATGTACATTCATTATATTTAACCAAATATGCATTCACTGTTTCTTTATAGCCTGATGCTGATTTCATAATGACGAGTGTCCAGCCCAATTTCAGTGAAAAGGGGACTTCTAAGGAGAGAACTGAGAGGAAGATTATCAACTTTCTGCAAGATTTCTTGCAGGAGGTTGAAATTTCAGGTACTATATACTTTATAGTATGCATACACAACTACACATAACAATTTAAATGTACTGAGCACattctttaataatttattttatgtgtAAATTTTAATAGCTTCTCATgttatttgaaatataaaataatcaCAGATGGGGAGACAGAGAGGGCAGCTGGTGACGCAGAGCCTGTTGCAGTGCCACACGTGCTCCAGTGGATGACAGGGCAGGCCCACATCCCTATCCTCCCTGATGAAAAGAGACGTTTTAAAATAACATGCAACTTTGACCATAACTGCAGGGAGCGACTAGGAGATCACTCAGTTTGCTACCCAATACGCTACTTGCACTACTACTTCCGCGTTCTTCTCAATAAGGCTCAGTCAGTTCCGGTTTAGCAATGGCTACGTTCTACACCCGCTGTCTCCAGGATCTCCCTAAGATTAACGTTACCGATGTGCATCGCATTTGCAAAAAATCCACCACAGCTCCATCCAGCAAGCTGGAGAAAGGCTTTAAATTATACGGAGCCTCGTATATACACGATTACGAAGGTAAGCAACTTTGAATATCTATTAGTTGTCAATGCTAACTGTTAGCTAACTAttaacaaacaaatgtttttgttgttttcatggtgtgtgtgtttgtgttattgTTATCAGTATCAAATAAAGACAGGCTGACAGGGGAAGTCAGCGTTAAGAGCTTTGTGTTACAGGTCAATGAGGAAGAATGAGGCACCACACAATTTAATAGTAACGTTATGCTAGAGACATAGGGTTTACCGTTCTCCAAACCCAGTTCAGGTGTTCAAATGTTCATGTGCGTTCAAATGTGTTCAAATGTTCATGTGTGTTCAAATGTTAATGTGTTCACGTTCTTATAGTATTCAATAACAAGGAGGTTTTGCAGAAGAATCATAATATTGTCTGTATATTATGTATGGTTCCAACATTAAGTATTACATAAACCCAGAGTATAGTAGCCATAGAGTAATCTGCTCCTGCAAAGCCACCTCGTTATTGTTCTACTAAAATTAACATGCTACTAACCTGGACTTTATGGGTAATAAATGCaaattaataattatatatgtatttataggTTGGACTCAGGGATGCCTCACCTGTGGTGCTCACACAAAGCAAGTGTTCATGTGTGGCAGGCACTGCTTTGTGCAATCACACTGTTGCCTTACTCTTTCAAAGTGCTCATTATTCACAGCTTAATTTACATGTTGTACCCCCTGTGCTTAGCTGCACTGAAAGAGAACAATCCTGGCATAAACCACGAACACTGGTAATTTAAAATCCGAGCCTTATTTATAAGACTGTATATTCACAGTATGTGACATTATGAAATTTAGACTAGAGTCTCAATTAATTTCTGAGAtcaggagcatcaaagttaAATTGCACCCATTTAATTAATTCACCAtaatttcaatatttgacattCTTATTCAgtgaatattaaagatatcaaggttatattttcacagaatatgGTTAACATTATGTAGGGTCTTTTATATAGAACCTGTTTTTTTATGTGCATTCCATGTTTTTAGTTTCAGCTTTTTATTCTCTCTAATACTTACATTTGTTTGTCAGGGTGTGAAACCAGGCCCCATCAATGCCATGGTCATCACAAAACCTGTAGCAAATCGT from Paramisgurnus dabryanus chromosome 6, PD_genome_1.1, whole genome shotgun sequence encodes the following:
- the LOC135767321 gene encoding LOW QUALITY PROTEIN: G2/M phase-specific E3 ubiquitin-protein ligase-like (The sequence of the model RefSeq protein was modified relative to this genomic sequence to represent the inferred CDS: substituted 2 bases at 2 genomic stop codons), yielding MPFVTEDILDFLEHQVDTTTEFKLCVDREDLPDRGILQWKRKKAASPASTLKVVFIGEAGIDTGALRKEFLSDMVSGIENRFFEGAGNQGKNPKYSLTVCTYFLSHYCMYWMXGFYNXDVFYLAHRTIGEIMAVSLAQGGPPPAFLRGWCYSFLCTGEVDLNSLSKEDVADLESCQLISRVEDSADAQSLMLNTDEIISCGYTSQINLDSKESIIRAIVLHSTTRLIPMLQQIRKGLELYGLVDQMATNPEACRSLFVLGNIIKPDADFIMTSVQPNFSEKGTSKERTERKIINFLQDFLQEVEISDGETERAAGDAEPVAVPHVLQWMTGQAHIPILPDEKRRFKITCNFDHNCRERLGDHSVCYPIRYLHYYFRVLLNKAQSVPV